A single genomic interval of Acidobacteriota bacterium harbors:
- the aspS gene encoding aspartate--tRNA ligase — protein sequence MTLDHLPPELRRTAKCGEFRQTHAGTNVVAMGWVARRRDLGSLIFIDLRDRAGVVQVVFNQETNAALHERAEDLRSEYVIAVEGKIIQRAVGTVNAGIPTGEVELIAERIYILNDARTPPFPIEDGVPTAEEARLRYRYVDLRRPRMQANLELRHRANFAVRSTLNDHGFLEIETPFMTRSTPEGARDYLVPSRVQPGTFYALPQSPQIFKQLLMVGGCDRYFQIVRCFRDEDLRADRQPEFTQIDLEMTYAQPELIYNVVEEMLVNLWKAGGFTIPRPFPRISYDEAMAQYGSDKPEMRLPRMFDAKPHFTAEDIQKLAIEPSLPFVAFRVPACSGLSRKERDELKPVATERGAKVFDDARALEKHYPQAVAGLKKELEWTENDLLILVGAPLGNGEAAPIAGPNPVNAVYTAAGALRLHAGQKYAAKHGLLRPDDFRFLWVLNFPMYEWDAEEKRFNAAHHPFTSPTDDTWEMLESNPGAVKAKAYDIVLNGTELGSGSIRIHRKDIQSRIFTSLGMSEEQAKQRFGFFLDALEYGTPPHGGIALGLDRIIMILAGENSIREVIAFPKTARAMDLMCEAPTTVSSTQLRELGIALKKDLS from the coding sequence ATGACACTCGATCATTTGCCGCCGGAATTGCGGCGCACCGCCAAGTGCGGAGAATTCAGACAGACACACGCGGGCACCAATGTCGTGGCGATGGGTTGGGTCGCGCGGCGGCGAGATCTCGGCAGCCTGATCTTCATCGATCTTCGCGACCGAGCCGGCGTGGTGCAGGTGGTGTTCAATCAGGAGACCAACGCCGCGCTGCACGAGCGCGCCGAGGATCTGCGCTCCGAGTATGTAATCGCGGTGGAAGGCAAGATCATTCAACGCGCCGTCGGAACGGTGAACGCGGGCATCCCCACTGGCGAAGTCGAGCTGATCGCCGAACGCATATACATCTTGAATGACGCGCGCACACCCCCGTTCCCTATTGAGGACGGCGTGCCCACGGCTGAGGAAGCGCGTCTGCGCTACCGCTATGTTGATCTGCGCCGCCCACGCATGCAGGCCAATCTCGAGCTGAGGCATCGCGCCAATTTTGCCGTGCGTTCCACGCTGAACGATCACGGGTTCCTGGAGATTGAGACGCCCTTCATGACGCGCTCGACGCCGGAGGGTGCGCGCGACTATCTGGTGCCCAGCCGGGTGCAGCCTGGAACTTTCTACGCGCTGCCGCAGTCTCCGCAGATATTCAAACAGTTGCTGATGGTGGGTGGCTGCGATCGCTATTTCCAAATCGTGCGCTGCTTCCGCGATGAAGACCTGCGCGCCGACCGCCAGCCGGAGTTCACGCAGATCGACTTGGAGATGACTTACGCGCAGCCGGAGCTGATCTACAACGTGGTCGAGGAGATGCTGGTCAATCTGTGGAAGGCCGGCGGGTTTACGATTCCGCGGCCCTTCCCGCGCATCAGCTACGACGAAGCGATGGCGCAGTACGGCAGCGACAAGCCCGAGATGCGCCTGCCGCGCATGTTCGACGCCAAGCCGCACTTCACTGCCGAGGATATTCAGAAACTGGCTATCGAACCCTCGCTGCCGTTCGTGGCGTTTAGAGTGCCCGCTTGTAGCGGGCTATCACGCAAGGAGCGCGATGAGCTGAAGCCGGTAGCCACCGAGCGCGGCGCTAAAGTTTTCGACGATGCCAGGGCACTTGAGAAGCACTATCCACAAGCGGTTGCTGGATTGAAGAAGGAACTCGAGTGGACCGAGAATGACCTGCTGATTTTGGTAGGCGCGCCGCTGGGCAATGGAGAGGCCGCGCCAATCGCCGGGCCGAATCCGGTGAATGCGGTATACACCGCGGCGGGCGCGCTTCGTTTGCACGCCGGACAGAAATACGCCGCGAAGCACGGCCTGTTGCGTCCCGATGATTTCCGCTTCCTGTGGGTGCTGAATTTTCCAATGTATGAATGGGACGCGGAGGAGAAGCGTTTCAACGCTGCGCATCACCCGTTCACCTCGCCTACCGACGACACTTGGGAGATGCTGGAGTCCAACCCCGGCGCGGTGAAGGCCAAGGCCTATGACATCGTTTTGAACGGCACGGAGCTGGGGAGCGGCTCGATTCGTATTCACCGCAAGGATATCCAAAGCCGCATCTTCACATCGCTCGGCATGAGCGAAGAGCAGGCGAAGCAAAGGTTCGGATTTTTCCTCGACGCGCTGGAGTACGGCACGCCTCCGCACGGCGGCATCGCGCTGGGTCTCGACCGCATCATCATGATCCTGGCGGGCGAAAACTCCATACGCGAAGTCATCGCGTTTCCCAAAACCGCGCGCGCCATGGACCTGATGTGCGAAGCGCCAACGACGGTATCGTCCACCCAGCTGCGCGAGCTGGGCATCGCGCTGAAAAAGGATCTGAGCTAG
- the mutL gene encoding DNA mismatch repair endonuclease MutL, with product MGRIRILPDNVANKIAAGEVVERPASVVKELLENSLDAGATRVRIDVEAGGKRRIQVVDDGCGMGRDDAMLAFERHATSKLRSAEDILSISTLGFRGEALPTIGAVSRLLLETHSPEEREGTRVEINGGKLIAVDAAGLPSGTSITVNDLFYNMPARRKFLRAESTELSHISSLVTHYALAYPDKSFQLRTATGDLVNVSPAASLRDRVFQLLGQETLDEIIEFGPLVKNLELPAHATPPGEAPERPEIRFRGFLSRPQIQKLNRNSIYLFVNQRMVRDRVLLHAIQEAYRNLMPGHCFPVALLFLEMPHTEVDVNVHPSKVEVRFRHQTLVHDLVRDTLREALIAARPLPAFPEPAARTTSAMQSGGNDVNQAGAPAVSLGAPLELDNPELPPSTERLQFNVASAPGREAISTATMRELTDALYAPGLTASVLVPPTISSTAQTESAGPQLDLNELLPLGQVRDSFIVASSASGLWLIDQHAAHERVLYERFAFDRDQGAVESQRMLMPYILRLTPAQMSLWSTILSELERSGFEAEPFGQNTIAVKAVPASVRSDDIEKLLRELIETFERESRGYTDEAARQRIAASVACHSAIKINTPLEPRKMAWLIAALAATRFPMSCAHGRPTVLRYGMKEILKAFHRI from the coding sequence ATGGGCCGCATCCGCATCCTTCCTGATAATGTCGCCAACAAAATTGCTGCTGGCGAGGTCGTCGAGCGACCGGCGTCGGTGGTGAAAGAGCTGCTCGAAAACTCGCTTGACGCTGGAGCCACGCGCGTGCGCATCGATGTGGAGGCGGGCGGCAAGCGGCGCATTCAGGTAGTGGACGACGGCTGCGGTATGGGTCGCGACGACGCCATGCTGGCCTTCGAGCGCCATGCCACCAGCAAGCTGCGCTCCGCCGAAGATATACTTTCTATTTCCACTCTTGGCTTTCGTGGCGAGGCGTTGCCGACCATCGGCGCGGTCTCGCGACTGTTGCTGGAAACGCACAGCCCCGAGGAGCGTGAAGGTACTCGCGTTGAAATTAACGGTGGCAAGCTAATTGCTGTTGACGCCGCCGGGTTGCCCTCGGGCACCTCCATCACCGTCAACGATCTGTTCTACAACATGCCGGCGCGGCGAAAATTTCTGCGCGCGGAATCGACGGAGCTTTCGCACATCTCTTCGCTGGTTACGCACTACGCGCTTGCGTATCCGGATAAGTCGTTTCAGTTGCGCACGGCCACGGGTGATCTGGTGAATGTTTCGCCTGCCGCGTCGCTGCGCGACCGTGTCTTTCAGTTGCTGGGACAGGAAACGCTCGACGAGATCATCGAGTTCGGTCCGCTCGTGAAGAATCTGGAGTTGCCCGCCCACGCGACACCGCCGGGTGAAGCGCCCGAGCGGCCGGAGATTCGCTTCCGAGGATTCCTCTCGCGTCCGCAGATCCAAAAGCTCAATCGCAATTCCATTTATCTGTTTGTCAATCAACGCATGGTGCGCGATCGTGTGCTGCTGCACGCCATTCAGGAGGCCTACCGCAACCTGATGCCCGGGCACTGCTTCCCCGTGGCACTGCTGTTTCTGGAGATGCCGCACACGGAGGTGGATGTGAATGTGCATCCGTCCAAGGTGGAGGTGCGCTTCCGGCATCAGACGCTGGTGCATGACCTGGTGCGCGACACGCTGCGCGAAGCGTTGATTGCCGCGCGCCCCCTGCCCGCTTTTCCGGAGCCTGCGGCAAGAACCACGAGTGCGATGCAATCTGGCGGTAATGATGTGAATCAAGCGGGTGCCCCTGCTGTCTCGCTCGGAGCGCCGCTTGAATTGGATAACCCAGAGTTGCCACCCTCTACGGAGCGGCTCCAATTCAATGTGGCATCCGCGCCGGGCAGAGAAGCGATCTCCACTGCAACGATGCGAGAACTAACGGATGCTTTGTATGCGCCGGGACTAACGGCCAGCGTGTTGGTTCCTCCAACTATTTCATCGACAGCGCAGACGGAGAGTGCGGGGCCACAGCTCGACCTCAATGAACTGCTTCCGCTGGGGCAGGTGCGCGACAGCTTTATCGTGGCCTCCAGCGCATCGGGGCTGTGGTTGATTGATCAGCACGCTGCGCACGAGCGAGTACTCTACGAGAGGTTTGCCTTTGACCGCGACCAGGGTGCGGTTGAATCGCAGCGCATGTTGATGCCATACATTTTGCGGCTGACGCCAGCACAGATGAGTCTATGGAGCACGATCTTAAGCGAGCTGGAGCGGTCAGGTTTTGAAGCCGAGCCATTTGGCCAGAATACGATTGCGGTTAAGGCGGTGCCAGCCAGCGTACGCAGTGATGATATCGAGAAACTTTTGCGCGAGTTGATCGAGACGTTCGAGCGCGAGTCGCGCGGCTACACGGATGAGGCCGCGCGGCAGCGCATTGCCGCGTCGGTGGCCTGCCACTCGGCGATCAAGATCAACACGCCGCTCGAGCCGCGCAAGATGGCGTGGCTGATCGCCGCGCTGGCCGCGACGCGCTTCCCCATGAGCTGCGCGCACGGTCGCCCCACGGTGCTGCGTTATGGAATGAAGGAAATTCTGAAGGCCTTTCATCGCATCTGA
- a CDS encoding (d)CMP kinase, whose protein sequence is MKPLIIAIDGPSGVGKSTLGRALAARLGCSFVESGAMYRAVGLKSIESGVASNDAVAVANLAEQIAIRFVETAAGMRVHLDGCDVTERIRAADVTDAASIVSTIPRVRELMVVHQRALGDSTHSVVMEGRDIGTVVFPSAHLKIYLDAAPDVRSTRRFNDGESVGQITKSEVQEQIEERDRRDRTRQASPLIPSDDAVHVDSSQLTAAEVLERVWSMVEAVAARKN, encoded by the coding sequence ATGAAGCCGCTAATCATCGCCATTGACGGACCCTCTGGTGTGGGCAAGAGTACGCTGGGCCGCGCCTTGGCCGCGCGTCTCGGTTGCTCATTTGTGGAGAGCGGGGCGATGTACCGCGCGGTGGGATTGAAGTCAATCGAGAGCGGCGTGGCCAGCAATGATGCGGTCGCTGTTGCAAACCTGGCCGAGCAGATTGCGATTCGTTTCGTGGAAACTGCCGCCGGAATGCGCGTCCATCTGGATGGCTGTGATGTCACGGAACGGATTCGCGCAGCGGATGTTACCGACGCGGCGTCCATCGTCTCCACCATTCCGCGCGTGCGCGAACTCATGGTCGTTCATCAACGCGCGTTGGGTGATTCCACCCACAGCGTAGTAATGGAGGGGCGCGACATCGGCACGGTGGTGTTTCCGAGCGCCCACCTGAAGATTTATCTGGATGCCGCCCCGGACGTCCGCAGCACGCGGCGTTTCAACGACGGGGAATCGGTGGGACAGATCACCAAGAGCGAAGTGCAAGAGCAGATCGAGGAACGCGACCGCCGTGACCGGACCCGGCAGGCCTCCCCGCTGATTCCATCTGATGATGCGGTCCACGTAGATTCTTCGCAACTCACGGCGGCGGAGGTGCTGGAGCGCGTCTGGTCCATGGTGGAGGCTGTGGCGGCACGGAAAAACTGA
- a CDS encoding CoA transferase subunit A, translating into MQLQVTNKLKSVAAVVKTIPDGAHIALGGFAIARNVITVAHELIRQNRRELTLSQCVMGLDTDLLVGAGCVKRLMVGGGSLDRFGLVQCVNRARETGEVESLDYTSLSICFSYLAGALGISFIPIKSMIASEVLERLERGGGADYIRRMDCPFTGEPYVLLKAIQPDVSLVHVQVADEQGNCQIHGPRWENEEQAKAAHRIILIAEEIAPTSLFQQHPARTIIPAHRVEAVIHQPFGAHPTSVYGCYDYDSEHLKLYVERARTREGVKQYIDEFIYGTRDHAEYLEKVGGAAMQEKLKADPVLGY; encoded by the coding sequence CTGCAATTACAGGTGACAAATAAACTCAAGTCGGTCGCCGCGGTCGTGAAGACCATCCCCGACGGCGCGCACATTGCGCTCGGTGGATTCGCCATCGCGCGCAACGTCATCACCGTCGCGCATGAGCTGATCCGGCAGAATCGCCGAGAACTGACTTTATCGCAATGCGTGATGGGCCTGGACACGGACCTGCTGGTCGGAGCCGGATGCGTGAAGCGGTTGATGGTGGGCGGCGGATCGCTCGATCGCTTCGGTCTGGTGCAATGCGTGAATCGCGCGCGCGAGACGGGCGAGGTGGAGTCGCTGGATTACACCAGCCTTTCAATATGCTTTTCCTATCTCGCCGGCGCGCTTGGCATCTCCTTCATCCCCATTAAATCAATGATCGCCTCCGAGGTGCTGGAGCGGCTGGAACGTGGTGGTGGCGCGGATTACATCCGTCGGATGGACTGCCCGTTTACCGGCGAACCTTATGTGTTGTTGAAGGCGATTCAGCCGGACGTGTCGCTGGTGCATGTGCAGGTGGCCGATGAGCAGGGCAATTGCCAGATACACGGGCCGCGTTGGGAGAACGAAGAGCAAGCCAAGGCTGCTCATCGCATCATCCTCATTGCCGAAGAAATCGCGCCAACGAGTTTATTTCAGCAGCATCCCGCACGCACGATCATCCCAGCGCACCGCGTCGAGGCCGTGATTCATCAGCCGTTCGGGGCGCATCCGACCTCGGTATACGGTTGTTACGACTACGACTCAGAACATTTGAAGCTATATGTGGAGCGCGCGCGCACACGCGAGGGCGTGAAACAATATATTGACGAATTCATTTACGGCACGCGGGATCACGCCGAGTATTTGGAGAAGGTCGGCGGCGCGGCGATGCAGGAAAAGCTGAAGGCCGATCCCGTGCTGGGATATTAG
- a CDS encoding LLM class flavin-dependent oxidoreductase, with protein MVFDIELNSVAHYPADELMELAPRVEDAGFDCFWKGESNSTDPIVALTGIAARTKTLKVGTAIYHIYGRSPITMGIQVATLQDLSHGRLILGLGVANKTIAEWHGGVFDRPLRRIREYTEIVRKAAAGERVEYTGEIYSTGKRFQLSWKPRYPQIPIYLAGLGPKMTHLVGEISEGVVINMGIPAKVREIAGRVQQGAIDAGRDPKKVEIMAKVRVCVHPDRAVARQKLRQVLTFYNIADHYSKMLRECGFEKEVDAIAAAFKANGFKAAQAALTDEYMDKLPVIPATSVEEVRDRLAPFVESGVTRLSVPYVPAQEPNAEDAARFIEGWRRTAK; from the coding sequence GTGGTATTCGACATTGAACTAAACTCCGTGGCCCATTACCCCGCGGATGAATTAATGGAACTGGCTCCTCGTGTCGAGGACGCAGGCTTCGACTGTTTTTGGAAGGGCGAGTCGAACTCCACTGATCCCATCGTTGCGCTCACCGGCATTGCCGCGCGCACCAAGACGCTGAAGGTGGGCACGGCAATTTATCACATCTACGGTCGCAGCCCAATCACCATGGGCATTCAAGTGGCCACGCTGCAAGACCTGTCGCACGGCCGGTTGATACTCGGTCTCGGTGTGGCGAACAAGACCATCGCCGAGTGGCATGGCGGCGTGTTCGACCGCCCGCTGCGCCGCATCCGCGAATACACGGAGATTGTTCGCAAAGCCGCTGCCGGTGAGCGCGTGGAATACACTGGCGAAATCTACAGCACCGGCAAGCGCTTTCAACTCTCCTGGAAGCCGCGCTATCCGCAGATTCCCATCTACCTTGCGGGACTGGGGCCGAAGATGACGCATCTGGTCGGAGAGATCAGCGAAGGCGTGGTCATCAATATGGGCATCCCCGCGAAGGTGCGCGAGATCGCCGGGCGCGTGCAGCAGGGCGCTATTGACGCGGGCCGCGATCCCAAAAAGGTGGAGATCATGGCTAAGGTGCGCGTCTGCGTGCATCCTGACCGCGCGGTGGCACGGCAGAAGCTGCGCCAGGTGCTGACGTTTTACAACATCGCCGACCACTACAGCAAGATGCTGCGCGAGTGCGGCTTCGAGAAGGAAGTGGACGCCATCGCCGCCGCGTTCAAGGCCAACGGATTCAAGGCCGCGCAGGCCGCGCTGACCGATGAGTATATGGACAAGCTGCCGGTGATTCCCGCGACGTCTGTCGAGGAAGTGCGCGACCGGCTCGCGCCGTTCGTTGAGTCCGGAGTTACGCGCTTGTCCGTGCCGTACGTTCCAGCGCAGGAGCCAAACGCAGAGGACGCTGCCCGCTTTATTGAAGGCTGGAGAAGGACCGCAAAATAA
- a CDS encoding PIN domain nuclease: MKVLVDTSVWSVALRATKKRLNPEQMRFKEVLTELILEGRVEIIGAIRQEMLSGIREQSEFLGLREELRLFDDAEMTREDYEQAARMFNDCRMAGITGSPVDLLICAVALNRKWQILTADKDFQHFASHVHVSLFQIMN; this comes from the coding sequence GTGAAAGTTCTCGTTGACACGTCTGTATGGTCTGTTGCCCTGCGAGCAACCAAAAAGCGACTGAACCCGGAGCAGATGCGCTTTAAGGAAGTGCTTACAGAGTTGATCCTGGAAGGCAGGGTGGAAATTATCGGAGCGATCCGTCAGGAGATGCTCTCGGGCATACGCGAACAGAGCGAGTTTCTGGGGTTGCGTGAGGAACTGAGGCTTTTCGATGACGCTGAAATGACTCGAGAGGACTACGAGCAAGCTGCCCGCATGTTCAATGACTGTCGTATGGCAGGCATAACCGGTTCCCCGGTGGACTTACTTATCTGTGCTGTGGCTCTGAATCGCAAATGGCAGATTCTAACCGCAGACAAAGATTTTCAGCATTTTGCCAGCCATGTGCATGTCTCCCTGTTCCAAATCATGAACTAA
- a CDS encoding type II toxin-antitoxin system VapB family antitoxin has protein sequence MATNLAIEDKLIEEARRIGKHKTKKDAVTVALQEYIKRIKQRRIISLFGTLHWDPDYDYKVERRRKRL, from the coding sequence ATGGCGACTAATCTTGCAATAGAGGACAAGCTGATTGAAGAGGCACGGCGAATCGGAAAACACAAGACCAAGAAGGATGCGGTCACTGTCGCGCTGCAGGAGTATATCAAGCGGATCAAGCAGCGTCGGATCATCTCATTATTCGGCACGCTGCATTGGGATCCCGACTACGACTATAAAGTTGAGCGCCGGAGAAAGCGCTTGTGA
- a CDS encoding CoA ester lyase has protein sequence MTSNANSARRACSPWPQSTTTWCWRSSARTCWECRARIKFYPSRDSNGAATIFEGENYLMSNQTARLLRSWMFVPGHRQKMIEKSFGLTKLDAVMLDIEDGVAPAEKQAAREQIALALDKVAASDALTPALYVRINAVGHARMFDDMAAVIRPGLEGLVLPKVNSPEEIETVEEYLDRMEPEKGIARNSTRLLVAIESPRGLLRAQEIAAASPRVIGLIFGAEDFGRELGLPLQREGEARDLLYARSAFVCGAAAANVQAIDGVWPDLNDVDGCVRFAQQARRIGFTGMSLIHPSQIDAVNAAFTPTAAELDYCRKVIQAFDEAQARGDGAVAFGGQLLDLPIIERARRTLALAESLHA, from the coding sequence ATGACGTCGAACGCAAATTCCGCGAGACGCGCCTGTTCACCGTGGCCCCAGTCAACAACAACATGGTGCTGGCGTTCCTCGGCCAGAACGTGCTGGGAATGCCGCGCTCGTATTAAATTTTATCCGAGCCGCGACAGTAATGGAGCGGCCACTATCTTTGAAGGCGAGAATTATCTAATGTCCAACCAAACTGCACGACTGCTGCGCTCTTGGATGTTCGTACCCGGCCATCGACAAAAGATGATTGAGAAATCATTCGGGCTGACGAAGCTCGACGCGGTCATGCTCGACATTGAAGATGGCGTCGCGCCCGCCGAAAAGCAAGCGGCGCGCGAGCAGATCGCGCTGGCACTCGACAAGGTCGCGGCGTCAGACGCACTCACGCCCGCGCTCTACGTGCGCATCAACGCCGTGGGCCACGCGCGCATGTTTGACGACATGGCAGCAGTGATTCGTCCCGGGTTGGAAGGGTTGGTGCTGCCGAAAGTGAACTCGCCGGAAGAGATTGAGACGGTGGAAGAATATCTGGATCGCATGGAGCCGGAGAAGGGCATAGCGCGCAATAGCACACGCCTTTTGGTGGCGATTGAAAGCCCGCGCGGCTTGCTCCGCGCGCAGGAGATTGCCGCGGCCTCGCCGCGCGTCATCGGACTGATTTTCGGTGCCGAGGATTTTGGCCGTGAGCTGGGCCTTCCCCTGCAGCGCGAAGGCGAAGCGCGCGACCTGCTCTACGCGCGCTCGGCGTTTGTCTGCGGAGCCGCCGCCGCCAATGTGCAAGCTATCGACGGCGTCTGGCCCGACTTGAACGACGTGGACGGCTGTGTGAGATTCGCGCAGCAGGCACGCCGAATCGGCTTCACCGGCATGTCACTGATTCATCCCTCGCAGATTGACGCGGTCAACGCCGCGTTCACGCCCACCGCCGCCGAACTGGATTACTGCCGCAAAGTCATTCAAGCCTTCGATGAGGCCCAGGCACGCGGCGACGGCGCGGTTGCCTTCGGCGGCCAGTTGCTCGACCTGCCCATCATCGAGCGTGCCCGCCGCACCCTAGCGCTCGCCGAATCGCTCCATGCCTAA
- a CDS encoding acyl-CoA dehydrogenase, with protein MPTTLTEDQLAIRGAVRELCRDYPDAYWREVDKAERYPKEFIDALTKSGYLAALIPEEYGGAGLGLTDASIILEEMNRSGCNSGACHAQMYIMGTLLRHGNDRQKKQYLPGIASGEIRMQAFAVTEPNAGSETTRIETKAIRQGDKYIVNGQKIFISRVKQSDLMLLLARTTPYDELKDKTRGLSVFIVDMRNVKGKLDVQPLDIMINHHTNTVFFEDVEIPAENLVGEEGMGFRYIIDGWNAERILIAAEAIGDGRWFVDRASKYATERVVFGRPIGANQGVQFPIAQAYAHVEAADLMRFHAAAKFERGEKCGAEANMAKMLAADAAWEAANVCLNTYGGYGFARDYDVERKFRETRLFTVAPVNNNMVLAFLGQNVLGMPRSY; from the coding sequence ATGCCCACAACTCTTACCGAAGACCAATTGGCCATCCGTGGCGCCGTGCGCGAGCTATGCCGTGATTATCCCGACGCCTATTGGCGCGAAGTAGACAAGGCCGAGCGCTACCCAAAGGAGTTCATCGACGCGCTCACCAAATCCGGCTACCTCGCCGCGCTGATCCCGGAAGAGTACGGCGGCGCGGGCCTGGGTCTCACTGACGCCAGCATTATTCTTGAAGAGATGAACCGCTCAGGCTGCAACTCCGGCGCCTGCCACGCGCAGATGTACATCATGGGCACGCTGCTGCGCCACGGCAACGACCGTCAGAAGAAACAGTACCTGCCGGGGATCGCCAGCGGCGAGATTCGCATGCAGGCGTTTGCCGTTACCGAGCCGAACGCCGGTTCGGAGACCACGCGCATCGAGACGAAAGCAATCCGCCAGGGCGATAAGTACATCGTCAACGGGCAGAAAATTTTCATCTCGCGCGTCAAGCAATCCGACCTGATGCTACTGCTGGCGCGCACCACGCCATACGACGAGCTGAAGGACAAGACACGCGGCCTCTCCGTCTTCATCGTGGATATGCGCAACGTGAAGGGCAAGCTCGACGTGCAGCCGCTCGACATCATGATCAATCATCACACCAACACGGTCTTCTTCGAGGACGTGGAGATTCCAGCCGAAAATCTGGTCGGCGAGGAGGGCATGGGCTTCCGCTACATCATCGACGGCTGGAACGCCGAGCGCATTCTGATTGCCGCCGAGGCCATCGGCGATGGCCGCTGGTTTGTGGATCGTGCCTCGAAGTACGCCACTGAGCGAGTCGTCTTTGGCCGCCCCATCGGCGCGAATCAGGGCGTGCAGTTCCCCATCGCGCAGGCATACGCGCATGTGGAGGCCGCCGACCTGATGCGCTTCCACGCCGCCGCGAAATTTGAGCGCGGCGAGAAGTGCGGCGCGGAAGCCAACATGGCAAAAATGCTCGCCGCCGACGCCGCGTGGGAAGCCGCCAACGTTTGCCTGAACACCTACGGCGGCTATGGCTTTGCCCGCGACTATGACGTCGAACGCAAATTCCGCGAGACGCGCCTGTTCACCGTGGCCCCAGTCAACAACAACATGGTGCTGGCGTTCCTCGGCCAGAACGTGCTGGGAATGCCGCGCTCGTATTAA
- a CDS encoding MaoC family dehydratase, with the protein MAVKPGWEGRFFEDFVVGDIYRCRLGRTVTENDNIWFTLLTNNTNQIHFNNDYGKRTEFGKCLINSALTLAIVAGMGVADVSENGFALGWDEIKLPGPLFAGDTIYSESEVLEIRESKSKPQWGIIKVRTRGIQQEGKVVIDYVRSVMVYKRAHAPLQNLFPEVKK; encoded by the coding sequence ATGGCGGTAAAGCCGGGTTGGGAAGGAAGATTTTTTGAGGACTTCGTGGTGGGCGATATTTATCGGTGCCGCCTGGGTCGGACCGTAACGGAGAACGACAACATCTGGTTCACGCTGCTGACCAACAACACCAATCAGATTCACTTCAATAATGACTACGGCAAGCGCACCGAGTTCGGCAAATGCCTCATCAACAGCGCGCTGACCCTGGCGATTGTTGCAGGCATGGGCGTGGCCGACGTCAGTGAGAACGGCTTCGCTCTGGGCTGGGATGAGATCAAACTGCCCGGCCCGCTCTTTGCCGGCGATACGATTTATTCCGAGTCTGAGGTGTTGGAGATACGCGAGTCAAAATCGAAGCCGCAATGGGGCATCATCAAGGTGCGAACGCGCGGCATCCAGCAGGAGGGTAAGGTGGTCATCGACTACGTGCGCTCGGTGATGGTCTATAAGCGCGCGCACGCGCCGCTGCAAAACCTGTTTCCCGAAGTGAAGAAGTAA